One region of Streptomyces davaonensis JCM 4913 genomic DNA includes:
- the rsgA gene encoding ribosome small subunit-dependent GTPase A has translation MTSTSVFSALAPYGWDADWADAFTPYDTEGLLPGRVVRVDRGQCDVITADGVLRADTAFVTPHDPMRVVCTGDWVAVEPGGNPRYVRTYLPRRTAFVRSTSSQRSEGQILAANVDHAVVAVSLAVELDLGRIERFLALAWESGAQPVVVLTKADLVPDAVTLSHLVEDVETTAPGVPVLTVSAHLDEGLDVLTAVVGGGTSVLLGQSGAGKSTLANALLGADVMDVQATRDVDGKGRHTTTTRNLLALPGGGVLIDTPGLRGVGLWDAESGVGQVFAEIEELAGQCRFHDCAHESEPGCAVLAAIDSGELPERRLDSYRKLIRENQRIVAKTDARLRAEIRRDWKRKHAEGRAAMEVKRNGRL, from the coding sequence TTGACTTCCACCTCTGTTTTCTCCGCGTTGGCTCCCTACGGCTGGGACGCCGACTGGGCCGACGCGTTCACCCCGTACGACACCGAAGGGCTGCTGCCCGGACGGGTCGTCCGGGTCGACCGCGGGCAGTGCGACGTCATCACCGCCGACGGAGTCCTGCGCGCCGACACCGCCTTCGTCACGCCGCACGATCCGATGCGGGTCGTGTGCACCGGCGACTGGGTCGCCGTCGAACCCGGGGGCAACCCGCGCTACGTACGGACGTATCTGCCGCGCCGTACCGCCTTCGTGCGCTCCACCTCCTCCCAGCGGTCCGAGGGGCAGATCCTCGCGGCCAACGTCGATCACGCCGTCGTCGCGGTGTCGCTCGCCGTCGAGCTGGACCTCGGGCGCATCGAACGGTTCCTCGCGCTGGCCTGGGAATCGGGCGCGCAGCCCGTGGTCGTGCTGACCAAGGCGGACCTCGTGCCGGACGCCGTGACGCTCTCCCATCTCGTCGAGGACGTCGAGACGACCGCGCCCGGGGTGCCGGTGCTGACCGTCAGCGCCCATCTCGACGAGGGGCTCGACGTTCTCACCGCCGTCGTCGGCGGCGGTACGTCCGTGCTGCTCGGGCAGTCCGGCGCGGGCAAGTCGACGCTGGCGAACGCGCTGCTCGGGGCGGACGTCATGGACGTCCAGGCCACCCGGGACGTCGACGGCAAGGGACGGCACACCACGACCACGCGGAACCTGCTGGCGCTGCCGGGCGGCGGGGTGCTGATCGACACCCCGGGGCTGCGCGGCGTCGGGCTGTGGGACGCCGAGTCCGGGGTCGGGCAGGTCTTCGCCGAGATCGAGGAGCTGGCCGGGCAGTGCCGGTTCCACGACTGCGCCCACGAGAGCGAGCCGGGGTGCGCGGTCCTCGCCGCCATCGACTCCGGTGAGCTGCCCGAGCGACGGCTCGACAGCTATCGCAAGCTGATCCGCGAGAACCAGCGCATCGTCGCCAAGACGGACGCCCGGCTGCGCGCCGAGATCCGCCGGGACTGGAAGCGCAAGCACGCGGAGGGCCGGGCGGCCATGGAGGTGAAGCGCAACGGGCGGCTGTGA
- a CDS encoding PPOX class F420-dependent oxidoreductase: MTEFSEAERAYLASQRLGRLATVDPHGQPQANPVGFFPQDDGTILVGGLAMGRTKKWRNLQKNPKVGLVVDDVVSLRPWKVRGVDIRGEAELLIGPHELGPHFSEEVIRIHPRRIHSWGLDD, from the coding sequence ATGACCGAATTCAGCGAGGCCGAGCGGGCCTATCTCGCATCGCAGCGGCTGGGGCGTCTGGCCACCGTCGACCCGCACGGCCAGCCGCAGGCGAACCCGGTCGGGTTCTTCCCGCAGGACGACGGAACGATCCTGGTCGGCGGCCTGGCGATGGGCCGCACCAAGAAGTGGCGCAACCTACAGAAGAACCCGAAGGTCGGCCTGGTCGTCGACGATGTCGTCAGCCTGCGGCCCTGGAAGGTGCGCGGTGTCGACATCCGCGGCGAGGCGGAGCTGCTCATCGGCCCGCACGAGTTGGGCCCGCACTTCAGCGAGGAGGTGATCCGCATCCATCCGCGGCGGATCCACAGCTGGGGCCTCGACGACTAG
- a CDS encoding helix-turn-helix transcriptional regulator gives MLAAIGLDERHESAYRALVSVGAADVSELARRLTLGERDTERALRLLERHGLAAQSSARPGRWVAAPPGVALGALLTQQRHELEQAELAAALLAEEYRAGAAEAAVHDLVEVVTGADAVARRFLQIQLGASHEVCALVTGNPVVVSGMENEAEERAADRGVRYRVVVERSVFALPHGITELAAALGRAEQVRVVDEVPTKLVVADGTLALVPLTSHASEPAALVVHASGLLELLSGLFESVWRDALPLRLGTSGGVTEQEPDGPDATDLEVLSLLLAGLTDASVAKQLDLGLRTVQRRVKRLMELTGVTTRLQLGWHAYERGWVARDR, from the coding sequence ATGCTGGCAGCGATAGGGCTGGACGAGAGGCACGAGTCGGCGTACCGGGCGCTGGTGTCGGTGGGCGCGGCGGACGTCTCCGAGCTCGCGCGGCGGCTGACCCTCGGCGAGCGGGACACCGAGCGCGCCCTGCGTCTGCTGGAGCGGCACGGTCTGGCCGCGCAGTCCTCGGCCCGCCCGGGGCGCTGGGTCGCGGCGCCGCCCGGAGTCGCTCTCGGGGCACTGCTCACCCAGCAGCGGCACGAGCTGGAGCAGGCGGAGCTGGCGGCCGCGCTGCTCGCCGAGGAGTACCGGGCGGGCGCCGCCGAGGCCGCCGTGCACGATCTGGTGGAGGTGGTGACCGGCGCGGACGCGGTCGCCCGACGGTTCCTCCAGATCCAGCTCGGGGCGAGCCATGAGGTGTGCGCGCTGGTGACCGGCAACCCGGTGGTGGTGTCGGGGATGGAGAACGAGGCCGAGGAGCGGGCCGCCGACCGCGGAGTGCGCTACCGGGTGGTCGTGGAGCGTTCGGTGTTCGCGCTGCCGCACGGCATCACCGAGCTGGCGGCCGCGCTCGGCCGGGCCGAGCAGGTGCGGGTGGTGGACGAGGTGCCGACCAAATTGGTGGTCGCCGACGGCACGCTCGCCCTGGTGCCGCTCACCTCGCACGCCTCGGAGCCCGCGGCGCTGGTGGTGCACGCCAGCGGGCTGCTGGAGCTGCTCTCGGGGCTGTTCGAGTCGGTGTGGCGGGACGCGCTGCCGCTGCGGCTCGGGACGTCGGGCGGCGTGACCGAGCAGGAACCGGACGGGCCGGACGCCACCGATCTGGAGGTGCTCTCGCTGCTGCTGGCCGGGCTGACCGACGCGAGCGTGGCCAAGCAGCTCGATCTGGGCCTGAGGACCGTGCAGCGCCGGGTCAAGCGGCTCATGGAGCTGACCGGGGTGACGACCCGGCTCCAGCTCGGCTGGCACGCCTACGAGCGGGGCTGGGTGGCCCGGGACCGCTGA
- a CDS encoding methylated-DNA--[protein]-cysteine S-methyltransferase encodes MTTQWTRLDSPVGPLLLTADPETGALTSLSVPDQKGGRTVQEGWLHDPGAFRDAEEQLAAYFAGELKEFRLPLRAEGTDFRRKVWAALDTVPYGATTTYGEIAARIGASRAAVRAVGGAIGANPLLIVRPCHRVIGADGSLTGYAGGLERKTALLTLEHAI; translated from the coding sequence ATGACCACGCAATGGACGCGCCTCGACAGCCCCGTCGGCCCGCTCCTGCTCACCGCCGACCCGGAGACCGGCGCGCTGACCTCGCTGTCCGTGCCGGACCAGAAGGGCGGCCGCACGGTCCAGGAGGGCTGGCTGCACGACCCGGGCGCCTTCCGGGACGCCGAGGAGCAGCTCGCCGCCTACTTCGCGGGGGAGCTGAAGGAGTTCCGGCTACCGCTGCGCGCCGAGGGCACCGACTTCCGCCGGAAGGTGTGGGCCGCGCTCGACACCGTGCCCTACGGCGCCACCACCACCTACGGCGAGATCGCCGCGCGGATCGGCGCCTCCCGCGCCGCCGTCCGGGCCGTCGGCGGCGCGATCGGCGCCAACCCGCTGCTGATCGTCCGCCCCTGCCACCGGGTGATCGGCGCGGACGGCTCCCTGACCGGGTACGCGGGCGGCCTGGAGCGGAAGACGGCCCTGCTCACGCTAGAACACGCGATCTAG
- a CDS encoding DUF456 domain-containing protein: MGVWDLLLVGMVILFGLCGVLVPGVPGSWLVWAAVMWWALKDPRPEAWVLLCAATVALFLSQVVRWALPPRRLRESGATRRMAVYAGAGAFLGFFLIPVLGAIPGFLGGIYLEERLRLGRHAEARAALRTAMRSGGWSVLAELFTCLLITGAWLGVVLWG; this comes from the coding sequence ATGGGCGTGTGGGATCTCCTGCTGGTCGGCATGGTCATCCTGTTCGGCCTGTGCGGAGTGCTCGTGCCGGGTGTGCCGGGGTCGTGGCTGGTGTGGGCGGCGGTCATGTGGTGGGCGCTGAAGGATCCGCGGCCGGAGGCGTGGGTCCTGCTGTGCGCGGCGACCGTCGCGCTGTTCCTCTCCCAGGTGGTCCGCTGGGCCCTGCCGCCCAGGCGGCTGCGCGAGAGCGGCGCCACCCGCCGGATGGCCGTGTACGCGGGGGCGGGCGCCTTCCTCGGCTTCTTCCTGATCCCCGTGCTCGGCGCGATCCCCGGCTTCCTGGGCGGCATCTACCTGGAGGAACGCCTGCGCCTCGGCCGCCACGCGGAGGCGAGGGCCGCCCTGCGCACGGCGATGCGCTCGGGCGGCTGGAGCGTGCTGGCGGAGCTGTTCACCTGTCTGCTGATCACGGGGGCGTGGCTGGGTGTGGTGCTCTGGGGGTGA
- a CDS encoding cellulose-binding domain-containing protein, whose amino-acid sequence MPDLPTPQDATEAALFSECWDAVLSYADLCTAGSTAANELAAEAFSAGMREVRAAESHGTRYAGRRSPRLPRIPLLLTAVRTTAADWEVSGRGNRLDPELRLWLNSTKAARYTGPPQGRPLALRGLRDMQQPDAELLWLAEVEALPLSVVARRLGLDPATLSDELAQVRGLFRDRCHRNHLDAPKDPQCRGYVRLLDAVTRSPIAETPDDLSRHLATCVDCSEAAACLRLHGLGLPAALAGGVIGWGGLAYLERRRRAAEVRLGAGRPDTPALDAADPAAQKAKAVRGGLLVAAVLVSALALAVSMMPFGGSGSGPGSDAAGDPGDRQPVADNPGASFEPSAEDTETGASDSPSPSADATRSAPASEDPDPEPQGTSTTTAGAHPETSAPPDCRVSYDLVNQWPDGFQATVTVTTERPLDTWRVAWSFRDGQHVGQMWDASFGQNGSRVTATAADYNKTVPADGTLSFGFIASWQGKNSPAHSFELNGRECGTA is encoded by the coding sequence ATGCCCGACCTGCCGACCCCCCAGGACGCCACCGAGGCCGCGCTGTTCTCCGAGTGCTGGGACGCCGTGCTCTCGTACGCCGACCTGTGCACGGCCGGCTCCACCGCGGCCAACGAACTGGCCGCGGAGGCGTTCTCGGCCGGTATGCGCGAGGTCCGCGCCGCCGAGTCGCACGGCACCCGCTACGCCGGCCGCCGCTCACCCCGACTGCCCCGGATACCGCTGCTGCTGACCGCCGTACGCACCACGGCGGCCGACTGGGAGGTCTCGGGACGGGGCAACCGGCTCGACCCCGAACTCCGGCTGTGGCTCAACTCCACCAAGGCCGCCCGCTACACCGGACCCCCGCAGGGCCGCCCGCTCGCCCTGCGCGGTCTGCGCGACATGCAGCAGCCGGACGCCGAACTGCTGTGGCTGGCCGAGGTGGAGGCCCTGCCGCTGTCCGTGGTGGCCCGCCGCCTCGGCCTCGACCCCGCCACCCTCTCCGACGAACTCGCCCAGGTGCGCGGCCTGTTCCGGGACCGCTGCCACCGCAACCACCTGGACGCGCCGAAGGACCCGCAGTGCCGGGGCTACGTCCGGCTGCTCGACGCGGTGACCCGCTCACCCATCGCCGAGACCCCGGACGACCTCTCCCGCCACCTCGCCACCTGCGTGGACTGCTCCGAGGCCGCCGCCTGTCTGCGGCTGCACGGCCTCGGACTGCCCGCCGCCCTGGCCGGCGGGGTCATCGGCTGGGGCGGCCTCGCCTACCTGGAGCGCCGCCGCCGGGCCGCCGAGGTCCGCCTCGGCGCCGGACGCCCCGACACCCCGGCCCTGGACGCCGCCGATCCCGCCGCGCAGAAGGCGAAGGCGGTGCGCGGCGGGCTGCTGGTCGCGGCCGTCCTGGTGTCCGCTCTCGCCCTCGCGGTGTCGATGATGCCGTTCGGCGGCTCGGGCTCCGGACCCGGGAGCGACGCGGCCGGGGACCCCGGGGACCGCCAGCCGGTGGCCGACAACCCCGGCGCGTCCTTCGAGCCCTCCGCGGAGGACACGGAGACCGGGGCGAGTGACTCCCCGTCGCCCTCCGCCGACGCCACCAGGTCCGCCCCGGCGAGCGAGGACCCCGACCCCGAACCCCAGGGCACCTCCACCACCACGGCGGGCGCGCACCCCGAGACGAGCGCCCCGCCCGACTGCCGGGTCAGCTACGACCTGGTCAACCAGTGGCCCGACGGTTTCCAGGCCACCGTCACCGTCACCACCGAACGGCCTCTGGACACCTGGCGCGTGGCCTGGTCCTTCCGCGACGGCCAGCACGTCGGCCAGATGTGGGACGCGAGCTTCGGCCAGAACGGCTCCCGGGTCACCGCGACCGCCGCGGACTACAACAAGACGGTCCCCGCCGACGGCACCCTGAGCTTCGGCTTCATCGCCTCCTGGCAGGGCAAGAACTCCCCGGCGCACTCCTTCGAGTTGAACGGCCGGGAGTGCGGCACGGCCTGA
- a CDS encoding FAD-binding protein, translating to MTDKVTNWAGNITYATKELHRPHSLDALRALVAGSGRVRVLGSGHSFNEIAEPGADGVLLSLAGLPTEIEVDSVARTVRVGGGVRYAELARVVHEHGLALPNMASLPHISVAGSVATGTHGSGVANGSLAAPVREVELVTADGETVRIGREDARFGGAVTSLGALGVVTTLTLDLELAFEVEQHVFTELPLERLEFETVARAAYSVSLFTDWAAPGFRQVWLKRRTDQPLADFPWASPATEKLHPVPGMPAVNCTEQFGVPGPWHERLPHFRAEFTPSSGAELQSEYLLPRPYAMDALRALDAIRTVVAPVLQTCEVRTVAADEQWMSPSYGRETVALHFTWVEDAAAVLPVVRRVEEALEGMDARPHWGKVFTMPGEVLRARYPRLGDFRELVGALDPAGKFTNTFVRDFLHPLS from the coding sequence ATGACGGACAAGGTCACCAACTGGGCGGGCAACATCACCTACGCCACCAAGGAGCTGCACCGGCCGCACTCGCTCGATGCGCTGCGGGCGCTGGTGGCCGGGAGCGGTCGGGTGCGGGTGCTGGGTAGTGGGCACTCGTTCAACGAGATCGCCGAGCCGGGCGCGGACGGGGTGCTGCTCTCGCTGGCCGGGCTGCCGACCGAGATCGAGGTGGACTCGGTGGCCCGGACCGTGCGGGTCGGCGGCGGGGTGCGGTACGCCGAGCTGGCCCGAGTGGTGCACGAGCACGGGCTCGCGCTGCCGAACATGGCGTCCCTGCCGCACATCTCGGTGGCCGGGTCCGTCGCCACCGGCACCCACGGCTCGGGGGTGGCCAACGGCTCGCTCGCCGCGCCCGTGCGGGAGGTGGAGCTGGTCACGGCGGACGGCGAGACGGTACGCATCGGACGCGAGGACGCCCGCTTCGGCGGTGCCGTCACCTCCCTCGGCGCACTCGGCGTCGTCACCACGCTCACCCTGGACCTGGAGCTCGCCTTCGAGGTGGAGCAGCACGTGTTCACCGAACTGCCGCTGGAACGGCTGGAGTTCGAGACGGTCGCCAGGGCCGCGTACAGCGTCAGCCTGTTCACCGACTGGGCGGCGCCGGGCTTCAGGCAAGTGTGGCTGAAGCGGCGTACCGACCAGCCGCTCGCCGACTTCCCGTGGGCCTCGCCCGCGACCGAGAAGCTGCACCCGGTGCCGGGCATGCCCGCGGTCAACTGCACCGAGCAGTTCGGGGTGCCGGGTCCCTGGCACGAGCGCCTGCCGCACTTCCGCGCCGAGTTCACCCCGAGCAGCGGCGCCGAGCTCCAGTCCGAGTACCTGCTGCCCCGGCCGTACGCCATGGACGCGCTGCGGGCGCTGGACGCGATCCGTACGGTGGTGGCGCCGGTGCTCCAGACCTGCGAGGTGCGGACGGTGGCCGCCGATGAGCAGTGGATGTCTCCGTCGTACGGGCGTGAGACGGTGGCGCTGCACTTCACCTGGGTCGAGGACGCGGCGGCCGTGCTTCCCGTGGTGCGGCGGGTCGAGGAGGCGCTGGAGGGGATGGACGCGCGGCCGCACTGGGGGAAGGTGTTCACCATGCCGGGCGAAGTGCTGCGGGCCCGGTATCCGCGACTCGGGGACTTCAGGGAGCTGGTGGGGGCGCTGGACCCGGCGGGCAAGTTCACCAACACGTTCGTACGCGACTTTCTCCACCCCCTTTCCTAA
- a CDS encoding DNA-3-methyladenine glycosylase 2 family protein, translating into MDEDTRYEAVRSRDARFDGEFFFAVETTGIYCRPSCPAVTPKRRNVRFFATAAAAQGSGFRACRRCRPDAAPGSAEWNVRADVVGRAMRLIGDGVVDREGVAGLAGRLGYSPRQVQRQLTGELGAGPVALARAQRAHTARVLLQTTDLPITEIAFAAGFASVRQFNDTIRTVYARTPSELRRTAARASRRPATPTAGIPLRLAHRGPYRSGAVFDLLQAEAVPGVEDVSGTPGRRTYRRTLRLPHGTGIVALDERPGGTGHGTHPGGWLDAHLHLTDPRDLTTAVQRLRRLFDLDADPYAIDERLGADARLAPLVAARPGLRSPGAADPEELAVRALVGPAGAERLVRAYGKALDAPCGNLTHLFPEPAVLAEAEPHGTLGALTAALADGAVRLDAGADRDDTEAALLALPGLDPRTVAVVRTRALGDPDVAPPGVDVPDSWRPWRSYAVQHLCAAGELE; encoded by the coding sequence ATGGACGAAGACACCAGGTACGAGGCGGTGCGCAGCCGGGATGCGCGGTTCGACGGCGAGTTCTTCTTCGCCGTCGAGACCACCGGCATCTACTGCCGCCCGAGCTGCCCCGCCGTCACCCCCAAGCGCCGTAACGTCCGCTTCTTCGCGACCGCCGCCGCCGCGCAGGGCTCGGGTTTCCGGGCCTGCCGGCGGTGTCGCCCGGACGCCGCGCCCGGCTCGGCCGAGTGGAACGTCCGCGCGGACGTCGTGGGCCGGGCCATGCGGCTGATCGGCGACGGCGTCGTCGACCGCGAGGGCGTGGCCGGTCTCGCCGGACGGCTCGGCTACAGCCCCCGCCAGGTACAGCGCCAGCTGACCGGCGAGCTGGGCGCCGGACCCGTCGCGCTGGCCCGCGCCCAGCGCGCCCACACCGCGCGCGTCCTGCTCCAGACCACCGACCTGCCGATCACCGAGATCGCGTTCGCCGCCGGATTCGCCAGCGTCAGACAGTTCAACGACACCATCCGGACCGTCTACGCCCGCACCCCCAGCGAGCTGCGCCGGACCGCCGCCCGAGCCTCCCGCCGACCCGCCACCCCGACCGCCGGCATCCCGCTGCGGCTCGCCCACCGCGGCCCCTACCGCTCCGGCGCCGTCTTCGACCTGCTCCAGGCCGAAGCGGTACCCGGCGTGGAGGACGTCAGCGGCACCCCGGGCCGCCGCACCTACCGCCGCACCCTGCGCCTGCCGCACGGCACCGGCATCGTCGCCCTGGACGAACGCCCCGGGGGCACCGGCCACGGCACCCACCCCGGCGGCTGGCTCGACGCCCACCTCCACCTCACCGACCCCCGCGACCTCACCACCGCCGTCCAGCGCCTGCGCCGCCTGTTCGACCTGGACGCCGACCCCTACGCCATCGACGAGCGGCTCGGCGCCGACGCCCGGCTCGCCCCGCTGGTCGCCGCCCGCCCCGGACTCCGCTCACCCGGCGCCGCCGACCCCGAGGAACTCGCCGTACGGGCGCTGGTAGGGCCGGCCGGTGCCGAGCGGCTGGTGCGGGCCTACGGGAAGGCGCTGGACGCGCCCTGCGGCAACCTCACCCACCTCTTCCCGGAACCCGCCGTCCTCGCCGAGGCCGAGCCGCACGGCACCCTGGGCGCGCTCACCGCCGCCCTCGCCGACGGCGCCGTACGCCTGGACGCGGGTGCCGACCGGGACGACACCGAGGCGGCACTGCTCGCCCTGCCCGGCCTCGACCCCCGTACCGTCGCCGTCGTGCGCACCCGCGCCCTCGGCGACCCGGACGTCGCCCCGCCCGGGGTCGACGTCCCCGACAGCTGGCGCCCCTGGCGCTCGTACGCCGTACAACACCTGTGCGCAGCAGGGGAGTTGGAGTAA
- a CDS encoding radical SAM protein: protein MGSRTALVEDLMERFPHVPREAVFKEDLLRGGVAFDASALSDNESGEVKPKSYFIFSFDHGTLPELGEAALRRPPEEIILTGGPYDLRRTVVSVRVNPSSPYRVAADGDGMLGLYLDGKRISDVGVPPMPEYYRHKLSNGKSVMEVAPTIQWGYLIYLTVFRVCQYFGAKEECQYCDINHNWRQHKAAGRPYTGVKDVEEVLEALEIIDRYDTAKASTAYTLTGGAITSQVGGRDEADFYGRYAKAIEERFPGRWIGKVVAQALPRDDVQRFKDYGVQIYHPNYEVWDEYLFKMYCPGKERYVGRDEWHRRILDSAEIFGARNVIPNFVAGVEMAEPFGFKTVDEAIASTTEGLRFFMSQGITPRFTTWCPEPTTPLGKANPQGAPLEYHIRLLQAYRQTMEEFGLSSPPGYGPPGPGRAVFSVSSFMDSLPAAEPTPV from the coding sequence ATGGGCAGCCGTACCGCGCTGGTCGAGGATCTGATGGAGCGGTTTCCGCATGTGCCGCGGGAGGCCGTCTTCAAGGAGGACCTGCTCCGCGGCGGTGTCGCCTTCGACGCGTCCGCGCTGAGCGACAACGAGTCCGGCGAGGTCAAGCCGAAGTCGTACTTCATCTTCTCCTTCGACCACGGCACCCTGCCCGAGCTGGGCGAGGCCGCCCTCAGAAGGCCGCCCGAGGAGATCATCCTCACCGGCGGCCCGTACGACCTGCGGCGGACCGTGGTGTCCGTGCGGGTCAATCCGTCGTCGCCGTATCGCGTCGCCGCCGACGGGGACGGCATGCTCGGGCTGTACCTCGACGGCAAGCGGATCTCGGACGTCGGGGTGCCGCCGATGCCGGAGTACTACCGGCACAAGCTCTCCAACGGGAAGTCCGTGATGGAGGTCGCCCCGACCATCCAGTGGGGCTATCTGATCTACCTCACCGTCTTCCGGGTCTGCCAGTACTTCGGCGCCAAGGAGGAGTGCCAGTACTGCGACATCAACCACAACTGGCGCCAGCACAAGGCGGCCGGGCGGCCGTACACCGGGGTCAAGGACGTGGAGGAGGTGCTGGAGGCGCTGGAGATCATCGACCGGTACGACACCGCCAAGGCGTCCACCGCGTACACGCTGACCGGCGGCGCGATCACGTCGCAGGTGGGCGGTCGCGACGAGGCCGACTTCTACGGGCGGTACGCCAAGGCCATCGAGGAGCGGTTCCCGGGGCGGTGGATCGGCAAGGTCGTCGCCCAGGCGCTGCCGCGTGACGATGTCCAGCGGTTCAAGGACTACGGCGTGCAGATCTACCACCCCAACTACGAGGTGTGGGACGAGTACCTGTTCAAGATGTACTGCCCGGGCAAGGAGCGGTACGTCGGGCGGGACGAGTGGCACCGGCGGATCCTGGACTCGGCGGAGATCTTCGGCGCGCGCAATGTGATCCCCAACTTCGTGGCGGGCGTGGAGATGGCCGAGCCCTTCGGGTTCAAGACCGTCGACGAGGCGATCGCCTCGACCACCGAGGGCCTTCGGTTCTTCATGTCCCAGGGCATCACGCCCCGCTTCACCACCTGGTGCCCGGAGCCGACGACGCCGCTCGGCAAGGCCAACCCGCAGGGCGCCCCGCTGGAGTACCACATCCGGCTGCTCCAGGCCTATCGCCAGACCATGGAGGAGTTCGGGCTCTCCTCGCCTCCCGGCTACGGCCCGCCCGGACCCGGTCGCGCGGTCTTCTCGGTCAGCTCCTTCATGGATAGTCTGCCCGCCGCAGAGCCGACCCCCGTGTGA
- a CDS encoding ROK family transcriptional regulator, with translation MKRTSRDIRTANRYEVLRQIIAASPTSRQELAAATGLSLATVATLVGELLDLRMITEVGFEDSAGGRPRGLVAVNASGGALIGVDIAETYVHVELFDLALNVLARAEEDVRPGESLPEQVVAHVASAVGSVVAQAGVEGSRVLGVGVSVPGQVDRATGISEYAPNWDWHEVPLLDLLTEHIAYPLYLDNPLRASAVAELWFGAARGRGDAVVINLGTGVGAGLVLGGALHRGVSNSAGEWGHTTIVLDGRLCRCGKHGCVEAYVGASGIMLTLRELSADSALLHPEDQTATIAALARGVEAGDPVALKAVRDTVRYLGAGIADLVNLFNPEVVVLSSWVATALGEPLVAEVREAVARHALPRPMAATEIVLSPIPTDPVCLGAATFALEGALQSVGQRQPKRSRTAPPS, from the coding sequence ATGAAGCGCACCTCACGTGACATCCGCACCGCGAACCGCTACGAGGTGCTGCGCCAGATCATCGCCGCGTCACCGACCTCCCGGCAGGAGCTGGCGGCCGCCACGGGGCTGAGCCTCGCCACGGTCGCCACGCTCGTCGGGGAACTGCTCGACCTGCGGATGATCACCGAGGTCGGCTTCGAGGACTCCGCGGGCGGGCGCCCCCGCGGCCTGGTCGCGGTCAACGCGTCGGGGGGCGCGTTGATCGGCGTCGACATCGCGGAGACCTACGTCCATGTCGAGCTGTTCGACCTCGCGCTGAACGTCCTGGCCCGCGCCGAGGAGGACGTCCGCCCCGGCGAGAGCCTGCCGGAGCAGGTGGTCGCCCATGTCGCCTCCGCCGTCGGCTCGGTGGTCGCGCAGGCCGGGGTCGAGGGCTCCCGGGTGCTCGGCGTCGGGGTGAGCGTGCCGGGGCAGGTGGACCGCGCCACCGGCATTTCCGAGTACGCGCCCAACTGGGACTGGCACGAGGTGCCGCTGCTCGATCTGCTCACCGAGCACATCGCCTACCCCCTGTACCTGGACAACCCGCTGCGCGCCTCCGCGGTCGCCGAGCTCTGGTTCGGGGCCGCGCGCGGGCGCGGGGACGCCGTGGTGATCAACCTCGGGACGGGCGTGGGCGCCGGGCTCGTCCTCGGCGGGGCGCTGCACCGGGGGGTCAGCAACAGCGCCGGCGAGTGGGGCCACACCACGATCGTGCTGGACGGGCGGCTGTGCCGCTGCGGCAAGCACGGCTGTGTGGAGGCGTACGTCGGGGCCTCCGGGATCATGCTGACGCTGCGGGAGCTGAGCGCCGACAGCGCGCTGCTGCATCCGGAGGACCAGACGGCCACCATCGCCGCGCTGGCCCGGGGTGTCGAGGCGGGCGATCCGGTGGCGCTCAAGGCGGTCCGCGACACCGTCCGTTATCTGGGCGCAGGCATCGCCGACCTGGTCAATCTGTTCAACCCGGAAGTGGTCGTGCTCAGCAGCTGGGTCGCGACCGCCCTCGGCGAGCCGCTGGTCGCCGAGGTCCGCGAGGCCGTCGCCCGGCACGCGCTGCCGCGGCCGATGGCCGCCACCGAGATCGTCCTCTCCCCGATCCCCACCGACCCGGTGTGCCTGGGCGCGGCGACGTTCGCGCTGGAAGGGGCGTTGCAGTCCGTCGGGCAGAGGCAGCCCAAGAGGAGCCGTACCGCACCACCTTCATGA